A single genomic interval of Stieleria maiorica harbors:
- a CDS encoding arylsulfatase B translates to MRQPSRFMLAALVIVACFASPSFAAQPPNIVLMLSDDMGWADPGFQGGDGDLTPNLDRLAGQSLRLSQFYAHSVCAPTRCALMTGRYAFRNWMDWRSEDFGKPSYLNKLGLELAHQPDGTPTRMLHGLDTGEHTIAEALKASGYFTALIGKWHLGEWLPGQLPMGQGFDHQYGHYGWGIDYNNYTIPHNSPATFAVYDWHRNQQPLDEQGYSTDLFANEAVRLISERSKDVPFFIYVPFNAIHGPLEDIPRYTDTLDKRSAALKCLDDAVGRIVGAVDQYGFSENTIVVFANDNGGLTEEVNRPYRGTKNTTFEGGVRVACTMRWPGKIPAGKTSDAMMHVVDLLPTFVALAGGSTEPCRTLDGMDMSDVILKGRPSPRDEIVYEVAGSVRLPTIRSGDFKLMGDMLYNIASDPTESADVAAQHPEVVARLKARLEAVGKQRPPLEKVIGSPPTLMDPPQPWVYGQAENRDAPDWLKERVVKVRSTQPQSWPPGETPWPQAPTGATIQYKGDGR, encoded by the coding sequence ATGCGTCAACCTTCCCGATTCATGCTCGCCGCCCTGGTCATCGTGGCGTGTTTTGCGTCTCCCTCTTTTGCCGCCCAGCCGCCCAACATCGTTTTGATGTTGTCCGACGACATGGGCTGGGCCGATCCGGGGTTCCAGGGCGGCGACGGGGATCTGACTCCGAATCTGGATCGATTGGCGGGCCAAAGTCTTCGTCTGTCACAGTTTTATGCCCATTCGGTCTGTGCCCCGACGCGTTGCGCCTTGATGACGGGCCGCTATGCGTTTCGCAATTGGATGGATTGGCGCTCGGAAGATTTCGGCAAACCGAGCTACTTGAATAAGCTGGGGTTGGAACTCGCACACCAACCCGACGGCACTCCGACGCGGATGTTGCACGGGCTTGATACCGGCGAACACACGATCGCCGAAGCCTTGAAGGCATCGGGCTATTTCACCGCATTGATCGGCAAATGGCACTTGGGGGAATGGTTGCCCGGACAACTTCCGATGGGACAGGGCTTTGATCACCAATACGGTCATTACGGCTGGGGCATCGATTACAACAACTACACCATCCCCCACAACTCCCCGGCGACCTTTGCGGTCTACGACTGGCATCGCAACCAACAACCGCTGGACGAACAAGGGTACTCGACGGATCTGTTCGCCAACGAAGCGGTGCGTTTGATTTCCGAGCGCAGCAAAGACGTTCCGTTTTTCATTTATGTCCCCTTCAACGCGATCCACGGACCGCTGGAAGACATCCCACGTTACACCGACACGCTGGACAAACGCTCGGCGGCACTGAAATGTTTGGATGACGCAGTGGGCCGGATCGTCGGCGCGGTCGACCAATACGGTTTCTCCGAAAACACGATCGTCGTGTTCGCCAACGACAACGGGGGGCTGACCGAAGAAGTCAATCGTCCGTACCGAGGAACTAAGAACACAACGTTTGAAGGCGGAGTCCGTGTGGCGTGCACGATGCGGTGGCCGGGCAAGATCCCTGCGGGCAAGACCAGCGACGCGATGATGCATGTCGTCGACTTGCTGCCTACCTTTGTCGCGTTGGCCGGCGGCAGCACCGAGCCCTGTCGGACGCTTGACGGCATGGACATGTCCGATGTGATTTTGAAGGGGCGACCGAGTCCCCGCGATGAGATCGTCTACGAGGTTGCCGGCAGTGTTCGATTGCCGACGATCCGCTCGGGCGATTTCAAGTTGATGGGCGACATGCTGTACAACATCGCCAGTGATCCGACCGAGTCGGCCGATGTCGCGGCACAGCATCCCGAGGTCGTCGCACGACTCAAGGCACGTCTGGAGGCAGTCGGCAAGCAACGGCCGCCGCTGGAGAAGGTGATCGGGTCGCCGCCCACGTTGATGGACCCGCCCCAACCCTGGGTTTATGGCCAAGCGGAAAATCGTGATGCGCCCGACTGGTTGAAAGAACGGGTGGTGAAGGTCCGCAGCACGCAGCCCCAATCGTGGCCGCCGGGTGAGACCCCATGGCCGCAAGCCCCGACCGGCGCGACGATCCAGTACAAGGGTGATGGACGGTAG
- a CDS encoding carboxypeptidase regulatory-like domain-containing protein, whose protein sequence is MLSIEFLLSLLLTAGTAELSGRVVDSDDQPVAGAIVVVSTAKPRVGPATTCPSCYRDCTKRTTTDENGAFSITDLSDQLLFSLAAGGSGYQGQVSEHFDPQQNPEIKFELEPLQQAEKIEVLRGRVVDLDGTPIAGAQVRPHTIFRNNGTGSGSDRSVTPLTLTDEDGVFEMSVGDHIEWMDLRINASAYAPAQTRWARSEDQKLEISLGSGAGLRGKLVFRGQPVVGVEVGLVQKNRMMGSIVTPQELFTDQEGTFSFDQLPPELEYTVYTHTGQAASAVLPLSLIKAPRHGERADLGEIPAVQPRRLEVTVTTSDGTPIPKDSYVYIGRQYGWRGSQLPLEQKSTSKVSILDAAPELYQVALRTKGYEVLETQPKLNVDLNQSYTVDASRESSVVFILRPTGN, encoded by the coding sequence ATGCTTTCCATCGAATTCCTGCTGTCCTTGTTGCTGACCGCCGGCACGGCGGAGTTGTCGGGCCGTGTCGTCGATTCGGACGACCAGCCCGTTGCCGGCGCGATCGTCGTCGTCAGCACCGCCAAGCCACGCGTCGGTCCGGCCACGACTTGCCCGTCCTGTTACCGCGATTGCACCAAACGCACGACCACCGACGAAAACGGCGCGTTCTCGATCACCGACTTGTCCGACCAGCTGCTGTTCAGCCTGGCGGCCGGCGGCTCAGGCTATCAAGGCCAAGTCTCCGAGCACTTCGATCCGCAACAAAACCCCGAGATCAAATTCGAACTCGAACCCCTGCAGCAGGCAGAAAAAATCGAAGTGCTTCGTGGCCGCGTCGTCGACCTCGACGGAACTCCGATCGCGGGCGCTCAAGTCCGGCCACACACCATCTTTCGCAACAACGGAACCGGAAGCGGATCAGATCGCTCGGTCACGCCGTTGACCCTGACCGATGAAGACGGCGTCTTTGAAATGTCGGTGGGAGATCACATCGAGTGGATGGACTTGCGGATCAACGCCTCGGCCTACGCCCCCGCACAAACCCGTTGGGCTCGATCGGAGGATCAGAAGCTCGAAATCTCGCTCGGCTCGGGCGCGGGCCTGCGAGGCAAACTGGTCTTCCGCGGCCAACCGGTCGTGGGCGTCGAAGTCGGACTGGTCCAAAAGAATCGCATGATGGGAAGCATCGTGACGCCCCAAGAGCTGTTTACCGACCAGGAAGGCACGTTCAGCTTCGACCAGCTTCCCCCGGAACTCGAGTACACCGTCTACACGCACACCGGCCAAGCTGCTTCGGCAGTGCTGCCGCTCAGTTTGATCAAGGCCCCCCGTCACGGCGAACGAGCCGACTTGGGGGAAATCCCGGCCGTCCAGCCGAGGCGATTGGAGGTCACGGTGACGACCAGCGATGGGACACCAATTCCCAAGGACAGCTACGTCTACATCGGTAGGCAGTACGGTTGGCGAGGTTCCCAACTGCCGCTGGAACAAAAATCGACCTCGAAGGTGTCGATCCTGGATGCGGCCCCCGAGCTGTATCAGGTCGCATTACGAACGAAGGGCTACGAAGTGCTGGAAACCCAGCCGAAGTTGAATGTCGATCTCAATCAAAGCTACACGGTGGACGCCAGCCGCGAATCGAGTGTCGTGTTTATTTTGCGGCCCACGGGGAATTAG
- a CDS encoding BlaI/MecI/CopY family transcriptional regulator gives MRSDLSRRERQIMEVIYQLGEPTANEIVAAMPDPLANATVRTQLRTLESKGVVKHRREGKQFVYFPAVPRKNAAVKAFRKVLEIFFGGSVEDALATHLADPKTKLSDDQVKRLRQLLKEHQTRGGK, from the coding sequence GTGCGTTCCGACCTTTCCCGTCGCGAGCGGCAGATCATGGAAGTGATCTACCAGCTCGGCGAACCGACCGCGAACGAGATCGTCGCGGCGATGCCCGATCCGCTGGCCAATGCCACGGTGCGGACGCAGCTTCGCACGCTGGAATCCAAAGGTGTCGTCAAGCACCGCCGCGAAGGCAAACAATTCGTGTACTTCCCCGCGGTGCCTCGCAAGAATGCCGCGGTCAAGGCGTTTCGCAAAGTCTTGGAAATCTTCTTCGGCGGCTCGGTCGAAGACGCGTTGGCGACGCACCTTGCCGATCCGAAGACGAAATTGAGTGACGATCAAGTCAAGCGTCTGCGACAATTGTTAAAAGAACATCAAACACGGGGCGGAAAATGA
- a CDS encoding c-type cytochrome domain-containing protein, producing MRSLSPTLISMLLFLPATASDDTLASRAQQALKRHCVRCHSGQDTDDSGFNVMNVAGLREADDGYLTAGDPEDSLIYTRIVDEEMPPSEIRKRAPVTEQEREAIRKWIESGAPDFPSAAARKHVTLEAIYATALRHLRRSDASTRPYLRFFTLHNLFNRKSVELADLHYYQAALSKALNSLSWERRIKLPQRLDVWSDEASAGPDAGPTILFAIDVRDYGWDRNSGWRELQRLYPYGISAEFDDERLHEYDLAIQNRTETELPVLRADWFVANATRPPLYHKLLDIPDSAVELEARLEVSIAKDFVDPKTERIARAGFARSGVSGQNRLVQRSDALHGFYWKSYDFKPDTGRAKLTRFPLGPANLFPGKRHPYDRFAFEHDGGEVIFSLPNGLQAYMLVDGNDDRIDSGPVEVVYDALATSGTPLIVNGLSCMACHKHGMIEFTDTVRDGNATFGSVEKQVRQLYPPNEAMRKLLSQDRDQFLRALDQCVSPFLRTERSGRASIESLDEPVSKVAIWHRSVYLDLETVLSELDLETSEQLFRLGDKPLKMLGLETLRNGGVISRPEWEAFDRQFGPSLMQQTASALGLTPVRPL from the coding sequence ATGCGATCCCTCTCTCCGACGCTGATATCGATGCTGCTCTTTTTACCCGCCACGGCCAGTGACGACACGCTTGCATCTCGAGCTCAACAGGCGCTCAAGCGGCACTGCGTCCGTTGCCACAGCGGACAAGACACCGACGACTCCGGCTTTAACGTGATGAACGTGGCGGGACTTCGCGAGGCCGATGACGGCTACCTGACCGCCGGCGATCCCGAGGACTCCCTGATCTACACGCGGATCGTCGACGAAGAAATGCCGCCCTCGGAGATCCGTAAACGGGCCCCGGTGACGGAGCAAGAACGCGAAGCGATCCGCAAGTGGATCGAATCCGGGGCCCCCGATTTCCCGTCCGCAGCGGCCCGCAAGCATGTCACGCTCGAAGCCATTTACGCGACAGCGTTGCGGCATCTTCGACGTTCGGATGCCTCGACGCGTCCCTACCTGCGTTTCTTTACCCTGCACAACCTTTTCAACCGAAAGTCGGTCGAGCTCGCGGACTTGCATTACTATCAAGCCGCTTTGTCGAAAGCCTTAAACAGCCTCAGTTGGGAAAGAAGAATCAAGCTTCCGCAACGTCTCGACGTCTGGTCGGACGAAGCTTCAGCGGGACCTGACGCCGGTCCGACAATCCTGTTCGCAATCGACGTTCGAGACTACGGATGGGACCGAAATTCCGGGTGGCGTGAACTACAGCGGTTGTACCCTTATGGAATCAGCGCGGAGTTCGACGATGAGCGATTGCACGAATACGATCTTGCGATTCAGAATCGGACCGAAACCGAATTGCCGGTGCTCAGGGCGGACTGGTTTGTCGCCAATGCGACGCGACCGCCGCTGTATCACAAGTTGTTAGACATCCCCGACAGCGCCGTTGAACTGGAGGCTCGACTCGAAGTTTCGATCGCAAAAGATTTCGTGGATCCCAAAACGGAACGGATCGCCCGCGCGGGATTCGCCAGGAGCGGAGTCTCGGGACAGAACCGGTTGGTGCAACGAAGTGACGCGCTGCACGGTTTCTATTGGAAGAGTTACGACTTCAAGCCGGACACCGGACGGGCCAAACTCACTCGCTTCCCACTCGGCCCCGCCAATCTGTTCCCAGGTAAGCGTCATCCGTACGACCGGTTTGCCTTTGAACATGACGGCGGCGAAGTCATCTTTAGTCTTCCCAACGGGCTTCAGGCTTACATGCTTGTTGACGGAAACGACGATCGAATCGATTCGGGGCCTGTCGAAGTCGTCTATGACGCGCTCGCGACATCGGGTACGCCACTGATTGTCAACGGATTGTCCTGTATGGCCTGCCACAAACACGGCATGATCGAGTTTACCGACACCGTTCGAGACGGGAACGCGACCTTCGGCAGCGTCGAAAAACAGGTGCGTCAACTCTACCCGCCGAACGAGGCGATGCGTAAACTACTCAGTCAGGACCGAGACCAGTTTCTGAGGGCACTCGATCAATGCGTCAGCCCTTTTCTTCGGACGGAACGATCTGGTCGAGCCTCGATCGAATCGTTGGACGAACCCGTCAGCAAAGTGGCGATCTGGCATCGGTCCGTCTATCTGGATCTGGAGACGGTTTTATCAGAACTGGATCTCGAAACGTCAGAGCAACTGTTCCGTCTCGGTGACAAACCACTCAAGATGCTCGGCCTGGAAACGCTTCGCAACGGCGGCGTGATCAGCCGCCCGGAATGGGAAGCGTTCGATCGACAATTCGGCCCGTCACTGATGCAGCAAACTGCCAGTGCGCTCGGTCTGACGCCCGTCCGCCCGCTGTGA
- a CDS encoding RNA polymerase sigma factor, with protein sequence MPEPERCDESAEAIIARHRSGDPEAFGLLVRVFGNRLRTHLHAQCNHPSVDLDAVIQETWLKVSNGLGNYHNGSFIAWLFTIGRNTLADARTKRRPVSVGHDFPFSDYLIDERPRHSDAKALEALAECLDAADGTFVDVLRAMLAGHSLQDLAQQYDVSVNTVYTRAHRGRLQLRDCIERRI encoded by the coding sequence ATGCCCGAGCCAGAACGATGTGACGAGAGTGCCGAAGCGATCATTGCCAGGCATCGAAGCGGTGATCCAGAGGCTTTCGGATTGCTCGTTCGCGTATTCGGAAATCGTCTCCGGACGCATCTTCATGCCCAATGCAATCATCCGTCGGTCGATCTGGATGCGGTGATTCAGGAAACCTGGTTAAAGGTTTCCAATGGTTTGGGAAACTATCACAACGGCAGTTTCATCGCGTGGCTATTCACGATCGGTCGCAACACACTCGCCGATGCACGAACGAAAAGGCGACCGGTGAGTGTGGGCCACGACTTTCCATTTTCCGACTATTTGATCGATGAACGGCCACGGCACAGCGACGCCAAGGCACTCGAGGCGCTCGCGGAATGCCTCGACGCAGCCGACGGGACGTTCGTCGATGTACTTCGCGCAATGCTCGCCGGCCATTCGTTGCAAGATCTGGCTCAACAGTACGATGTTTCCGTGAATACGGTCTATACCAGAGCACACCGCGGCCGATTGCAGTTGCGTGATTGTATTGAGCGACGAATCTAG
- a CDS encoding SUMF1/EgtB/PvdO family nonheme iron enzyme produces MMMIESNRIGVASLHRAGIAIAFAVLLCSVPALAAGRKVAVLVGVEEYQKPSFTKLRYSEDDVRAVHHELQKLGFESKLVVGPDATRAKIMAVIDRTVSELGADDLILVMMAGHGQQLKTLGADGIPSEDSFFCPVDGVAGAADTLYSLSMLLDEQLIPNVGRRILIVDACRDVPDDVGRGIQGNAMITLPEDTAIFFSCRSGQRSYEHADLKHGIFTHSLLEGLRGGAAREGKIVYSQLVSYVDWMMAKDQLRRYMPADAPQVPITAGGVPYAVLGQGQWSDEPSAPQKPQPEELKASFLNSIGMKFQRIPPGVFSMGSAIDQPGRKPDEFPHLISISREFFLAAYEVSQSEYRFVMQSNPSYFRIHGDGQKDLQGQLPDQLPVEQVTWDEANEFCRRLSRLPAETASGRRYRLPTEAEWEYACRAGTETAFFFGDQIGQNQVNGDGRFPYGTSPRTAFLRRTCDVAMFRPNAFGLYNLSGNVAEWCQDWYDADYYRSSHDDNPTGPITGSERVLRGGSWFDGGVALRSSNRQSAAPTTRLPFHGFRVVCEVR; encoded by the coding sequence ATGATGATGATCGAATCGAATCGAATCGGTGTGGCGAGTCTGCATAGGGCAGGCATCGCCATAGCATTTGCGGTGTTGTTGTGCAGCGTCCCTGCCCTCGCGGCTGGCCGTAAGGTCGCGGTCTTGGTAGGGGTCGAGGAATACCAAAAGCCATCGTTTACCAAACTCCGGTATTCCGAAGACGACGTCCGCGCGGTCCATCATGAGCTGCAAAAGCTGGGCTTCGAGTCAAAATTAGTCGTCGGGCCTGACGCGACACGGGCCAAGATCATGGCGGTGATCGATCGGACCGTCTCGGAGCTCGGGGCCGATGATCTGATCTTGGTGATGATGGCGGGTCATGGGCAACAGTTGAAAACGCTCGGCGCCGATGGGATCCCCTCGGAGGATTCGTTTTTCTGCCCGGTCGACGGAGTCGCGGGAGCGGCCGACACGCTTTATTCACTAAGTATGTTGCTCGACGAGCAGCTGATCCCGAACGTCGGACGCCGGATTCTGATCGTCGATGCGTGTCGCGATGTTCCCGATGATGTCGGCCGTGGTATTCAGGGCAACGCAATGATCACGTTGCCGGAAGACACCGCGATTTTTTTCAGCTGCCGATCCGGTCAGCGCTCCTATGAGCACGCCGACTTGAAGCATGGCATCTTTACGCATTCGCTGCTGGAAGGACTTCGTGGCGGGGCGGCGCGCGAGGGAAAGATTGTTTATTCCCAACTCGTTTCGTACGTCGATTGGATGATGGCCAAGGACCAGCTCCGACGCTATATGCCGGCCGATGCGCCACAGGTGCCGATCACTGCGGGCGGTGTTCCCTACGCCGTCTTAGGGCAGGGCCAATGGAGCGATGAGCCGTCGGCCCCACAGAAGCCGCAACCGGAAGAACTGAAGGCGAGCTTTCTGAATTCGATCGGAATGAAATTTCAACGTATTCCACCGGGTGTCTTTTCGATGGGTTCGGCGATCGACCAACCGGGACGAAAGCCTGATGAATTTCCCCATCTCATTTCGATATCCCGTGAATTTTTCCTGGCGGCGTATGAAGTCTCGCAGTCGGAGTACAGGTTTGTGATGCAATCCAACCCAAGCTACTTTCGAATTCACGGCGACGGGCAGAAGGACCTGCAGGGACAGCTACCGGATCAATTGCCGGTTGAACAGGTGACTTGGGACGAAGCCAACGAATTCTGTCGCCGCCTGTCGAGACTGCCGGCAGAGACGGCCTCCGGACGACGCTATCGCTTGCCGACCGAGGCCGAATGGGAATACGCGTGTCGCGCGGGCACCGAGACGGCGTTCTTTTTCGGTGACCAAATCGGACAGAATCAAGTCAATGGTGACGGCCGGTTCCCATACGGGACCTCGCCTCGGACGGCCTTCTTGCGGCGCACGTGCGATGTCGCGATGTTTCGGCCCAACGCATTCGGCCTCTACAACCTGTCGGGAAATGTCGCCGAATGGTGCCAGGACTGGTATGACGCCGACTACTACCGGTCCTCACATGATGACAATCCGACTGGCCCGATCACCGGTAGCGAGCGGGTCTTGCGTGGCGGGTCCTGGTTTGACGGAGGCGTCGCGTTGCGATCGTCAAACAGACAGTCGGCGGCACCGACAACCCGATTACCGTTTCATGGTTTCCGTGTCGTGTGCGAGGTCCGATGA
- a CDS encoding carboxypeptidase regulatory-like domain-containing protein, which yields MSETLNDWLIDSPLSLCLVVIVQVTIVAAIASWIAAHIKGFDPGRTHGVWLTAAALTLLLLPVHVVVGGWRIPLKAPQNDTIASSVQAARAVRNNDALATTASADLAEPVAMRESIDPVAEPRPDELLLSVSTPMAPAANATGPVEPQPQRRLSVTDSGLVSAIQTSQVQLLLVWIYAVGFTWVALRMVAGLVRLRIAAMRGRAVSASTSGIADQIRGVLDLPGTPPIRRTDQTSMPLVFGLLRPTVLVPDDFDCWSEDEIRSTLLHELMHVRRRDALGQTLASINLMVYWFHPAVWLVDRRLSESREWATDRDVLAASSASGGELNSGRYAESLLNIVARFRVADAARRLPERSAIAMSRHSEIEDRLKLILRGVPGLSRWRIASLRMMVALLAVAAIATTVRLDRSAAQETSDKDANPSATASVHAETDDAPPLIEPVRPEDNDLIARVLTCRPIMGESEDYAVIVNVSGKVLSPDGQPVPSAVVVLRESSNTRASSNFNKYLLSVDRNQVRVPDVIARTETNANGEFEFTNIKAPAFPRDRSDRWVGSLVAAMPGVGVATSKLILEKSNPTPIEGLALQLTKTNSISGRFVTPDGRPLAGAIVNLTGLFEPTADPWDAPERIELWMSQLTPRTTTDDSGNFDFQNIPTGLIASIQASHPDWENGYAAVRTSDEVAVGKFARANHWLPSGEVVASPAAVVADPGYTLYGRVRDARDAAIAGISIYPSSSVDRSKTDSEGHFRMRVPTSMVSRYLERDDPMKFSVVPSEESPFLGTQLELTPGQLTGQDSIDVTLSDAVTISGKVVDSTGSPLEGILIRSLNLPSPLGALSKEDGTFQLKLSVGDHFLIVATLDSGYAIPSFAEVIGMTKQRAESLPHRRIAITDLTPRTIKPIVVPKLATYQVIVSLPDGNPAVGASVILRDEIPPGPNAPVFDQAPHVVDRSASESTNSLGRAALVPNGLTSPKAFVDVKYLRDDDAFSGTAKLIEAKDGVIHLVLNSSAIVQGRVLVDGEPVAGARVQISLTKSVQRKANGMTMMVHQSLGHQFVTTDSEGVYRACVPAGGNVHTSLNNAPNLSFRMGIGYGAQPAGDGKLIVQDFELIRGKQEIAGRVIDADGNPVAKAMVSVDRDSNVVPDLWVDHHRESQWTTDANGRFHLKNVPQGKYQLSVRGPQGESSVSATRISTLVPVRTGETDLEITLNLPNLPEIPRLVPIEVTPKR from the coding sequence ATGAGCGAGACACTGAATGATTGGTTGATCGACAGCCCACTGTCACTGTGCTTAGTCGTGATCGTCCAAGTCACGATCGTCGCGGCGATCGCCTCGTGGATCGCCGCTCACATCAAAGGATTCGATCCCGGGCGGACGCACGGCGTCTGGCTGACGGCGGCGGCCCTGACACTGCTGCTGTTGCCGGTGCATGTCGTGGTCGGCGGATGGCGGATTCCACTGAAAGCACCTCAGAACGATACGATCGCGAGCAGCGTCCAGGCGGCCCGTGCGGTTCGAAACAATGACGCCCTGGCGACCACGGCTTCCGCGGACTTGGCCGAGCCAGTGGCAATGCGAGAATCGATTGATCCGGTGGCGGAACCACGGCCCGACGAGTTGTTGCTCTCAGTCTCAACACCGATGGCTCCGGCGGCCAACGCGACGGGGCCGGTCGAGCCGCAGCCGCAACGTCGTCTCAGCGTCACCGATTCCGGCTTGGTTTCCGCGATTCAGACATCGCAAGTCCAATTGCTGCTCGTTTGGATTTACGCCGTGGGATTTACGTGGGTTGCCCTGCGAATGGTGGCCGGGTTGGTTCGGCTGCGAATCGCGGCGATGCGTGGCCGAGCGGTCAGCGCGAGCACCAGCGGCATTGCCGATCAGATCCGCGGCGTGCTCGACTTGCCGGGCACGCCTCCGATTCGCCGGACCGATCAAACCTCCATGCCACTGGTCTTCGGTTTGCTGCGACCGACCGTGCTGGTTCCAGACGACTTCGATTGTTGGAGCGAAGACGAGATCCGTTCGACGCTGCTCCATGAGTTGATGCATGTCCGGCGCCGTGACGCATTGGGGCAAACCTTGGCCTCGATCAACTTGATGGTCTACTGGTTCCATCCGGCGGTCTGGTTGGTCGATCGGCGACTGAGCGAATCGCGGGAATGGGCGACCGATCGCGACGTCTTGGCAGCCTCTTCGGCGAGCGGAGGCGAACTGAATTCGGGGCGTTACGCGGAAAGTTTGCTAAACATTGTGGCGCGGTTTCGAGTTGCTGACGCGGCACGTCGGTTGCCGGAACGGTCGGCGATTGCGATGAGTCGTCACAGCGAGATCGAAGACCGCTTGAAATTGATTCTCCGCGGCGTCCCGGGGCTTTCCCGCTGGCGGATCGCGTCGCTGCGAATGATGGTCGCCCTGCTGGCCGTCGCAGCAATCGCGACCACGGTGCGGCTGGATCGCTCGGCCGCACAAGAGACTTCGGACAAGGACGCCAATCCGTCCGCGACGGCTTCCGTTCACGCGGAAACGGATGACGCTCCCCCGCTGATCGAACCGGTTCGTCCGGAAGACAACGATTTGATTGCCCGAGTGTTGACGTGTCGACCGATCATGGGCGAGTCAGAGGACTACGCGGTGATCGTCAACGTGTCCGGCAAAGTCCTCTCGCCCGATGGCCAACCCGTCCCCAGTGCGGTCGTGGTCTTGCGGGAATCGAGCAACACCCGTGCATCCAGTAATTTCAATAAATACCTGCTCTCGGTCGACCGAAATCAGGTTCGCGTTCCAGACGTGATCGCGAGGACGGAAACGAACGCGAATGGCGAATTCGAATTCACGAATATCAAGGCCCCTGCGTTCCCGCGTGATCGATCGGACCGTTGGGTGGGCTCGCTGGTCGCCGCGATGCCGGGAGTGGGCGTCGCCACATCGAAGTTGATCCTCGAGAAATCGAATCCGACGCCGATCGAAGGTCTCGCCCTGCAGCTCACGAAGACCAATTCCATCAGCGGCCGTTTTGTCACGCCCGATGGCCGGCCGCTCGCCGGTGCGATCGTCAACCTGACGGGCCTGTTCGAGCCGACGGCCGATCCATGGGATGCGCCGGAGAGGATTGAATTGTGGATGAGTCAATTGACACCGAGAACCACGACCGACGACTCCGGCAATTTCGATTTCCAAAACATCCCCACCGGCTTGATCGCCTCGATTCAGGCGTCTCACCCCGACTGGGAGAACGGGTACGCCGCGGTTCGCACCAGCGATGAAGTGGCTGTTGGAAAATTTGCACGGGCGAATCACTGGCTGCCCAGCGGAGAAGTCGTTGCAAGCCCGGCGGCGGTCGTCGCCGACCCCGGATACACACTCTACGGCCGCGTCCGGGACGCACGGGATGCAGCGATCGCCGGTATCAGCATCTACCCCTCCTCCAGCGTCGACCGTTCCAAGACTGATTCGGAAGGTCACTTTCGAATGCGCGTTCCAACATCCATGGTTTCCAGGTACCTGGAACGAGATGACCCGATGAAATTCTCCGTCGTACCGTCGGAAGAAAGTCCTTTTTTGGGGACACAATTAGAACTTACCCCAGGCCAATTGACCGGTCAGGATTCGATCGACGTGACCTTGAGCGATGCCGTCACGATCAGCGGCAAAGTCGTCGACTCGACGGGATCTCCATTGGAAGGCATTCTGATTCGTTCACTCAACCTACCATCACCGCTCGGGGCACTCTCAAAAGAGGACGGAACCTTCCAGTTGAAACTGTCCGTCGGCGACCACTTCTTGATCGTTGCGACCCTAGACTCGGGATACGCGATCCCGTCATTTGCCGAAGTCATCGGAATGACGAAGCAGCGAGCCGAGTCGCTGCCCCACCGAAGAATCGCGATCACGGATCTTACACCCCGCACGATCAAACCGATCGTGGTACCCAAGCTGGCGACGTACCAGGTCATCGTGTCGTTGCCCGATGGGAATCCCGCGGTCGGCGCGTCGGTGATCCTTCGTGATGAAATCCCGCCTGGTCCGAACGCTCCCGTATTCGATCAAGCCCCTCATGTCGTCGATCGATCCGCGTCTGAATCGACGAATTCACTCGGCCGCGCCGCGTTAGTCCCCAACGGGCTCACCTCCCCCAAGGCCTTCGTTGACGTCAAGTACCTTCGCGACGACGACGCCTTCAGCGGCACCGCGAAGTTGATTGAAGCCAAGGACGGCGTGATTCATCTGGTGCTCAATTCCTCCGCGATCGTCCAGGGCCGCGTGCTGGTCGACGGAGAACCGGTCGCCGGGGCTCGCGTTCAAATCAGCTTGACTAAATCCGTCCAACGGAAGGCCAACGGGATGACAATGATGGTCCACCAATCTCTCGGCCATCAGTTCGTCACAACGGATTCCGAGGGTGTGTACCGGGCCTGCGTCCCGGCCGGCGGAAACGTTCACACCAGTTTGAACAATGCTCCGAATCTGAGTTTCCGAATGGGGATCGGATACGGCGCACAACCCGCCGGTGACGGCAAGCTGATCGTCCAGGACTTTGAACTGATCCGTGGGAAGCAAGAAATCGCTGGACGCGTGATCGATGCCGACGGGAATCCGGTCGCCAAAGCGATGGTTTCCGTCGACCGCGACTCAAACGTCGTCCCCGACTTGTGGGTCGATCACCATCGCGAAAGCCAATGGACCACCGACGCCAATGGGCGGTTTCATTTGAAGAACGTCCCGCAGGGTAAGTATCAACTGTCCGTCCGCGGCCCCCAAGGCGAAAGCTCTGTCTCGGCAACCCGGATCTCGACGTTGGTTCCGGTCCGCACCGGCGAGACGGATTTGGAGATCACGTTGAACCTTCCCAACCTGCCGGAGATCCCAAGGCTGGTGCCGATCGAGGTCACGCCCAAGCGGTAG